From Miscanthus floridulus cultivar M001 chromosome 15, ASM1932011v1, whole genome shotgun sequence, the proteins below share one genomic window:
- the LOC136507818 gene encoding uncharacterized protein, with protein MATSCGTARRLSDLLQEQQEPFLLHHLLLQDHDDSATPARPPAAARRSLLCGSTATVTNLALRWADDLLAGCFPCAATRQRFRRLPRADRVGDVVAPADCHDGAGDCGRQLSPVSVLDLHSDDDSSPVPSHRDEHSDVDGNRKPSTSGTGTSPSPPSIHDLDLPGKTPAMEVERFQRKSVASVWDCEWESVAADISRIPSLVELDLSVSPLDDWRRLVVVSGEEEARQVAQSIEAMIFEEVRWEAVRDMLCSPQH; from the exons ATGGCCACCAGCTGCGGCACCGCCAGGCGTCTCTCGGACCTGCTCCAGGAGCAGCAGGAGCccttcctcctccaccacctcctcctccaagaCCACGACGACAGCGCCACGccggcccgcccgcccgccgccgcgaGGAGGAGCCTGCTGTGCGGGAGCACGGCCACCGTCACCAATCTGGCTCTGCGCTGGGCGGACGACCTCCTCGCCGGCTGCTTCCCGTGCGCCGCCACGCGCCAGAGGTTCCGCCGCCTGCCGCGCGCCGACAGAGTCGGAGATGTCGTCGCTCCCGCCGACTGCCACGACGGCGCCGGAGACTGCGGGAGGCAGCTCAGCCCCGTGTCCGTCCTGGACCTGCACtccgacgacgattcatcgcccGTGCCCAGCCACC GGGATGAGCACAGCGACGTCGATGGCAATCGCAAGCCGTCGACCTCAGGGACAGggacctcgccgtcgccgccatccATCCACGACCTCGACCTCCCTGGCAAGACTCCCGCAATGGAGGTGGAGAGGTTTCAGAGGAAGAGCGTCGCGTCTGTCTGGGACTGCGAGTGGGAGAGCGTGGCAGCGGACATCTCCCGCATCCCGAGCCTGGTGGAGCTCGACTTGTCCGTGTCGCCGCTGGACGACTGGCGCCGCCTGGTCGTCGTCAGCGGGGAAGAGGAGGCCCGGCAGGTGGCGCA